One region of Verrucomicrobiia bacterium genomic DNA includes:
- a CDS encoding insulinase family protein produces MNKPWAFWLWALAALPLAAADAIPDRPEKLQFPPLHYEPPKAADYRVVLRQGTVAYLVPDRSLPLVNVVVLLRGGSYLEPAGKAGLAELTGYLLARGGTARLRAEELEERLAFLAANLNSSLGDVRGSVSLNLLSKDLDEGLRLLREVLATPRFQEDKLALRKQQLLQSLKERNDESASIEAYQSSFLAYGEDFFLNWHITQASLDALTRDDLLAFHRRWVHPANFILAVSGDFDRDAMKARLEELLDQWPHQGDKAPPPPADYQMAAPGIYLTEKDVNQGRVQILLPGVRRGDPDLIASQVMNHILGGGGFTSRIMNRVRSDEGLAYSAGTRLTPGVYYRGLFQAGFQTKSRTVAYATSIVLEEMRRITTELVSEQELETAKRAFIDTFPRQFATKAQIAAALADEELTGRYATDPDWWEKFRARVAAVTREDVQRVARRLLQPERAVILVVGHKPDILLGHPQHPVALKDLSRGPLVDLPLRDPLTMKPLPLN; encoded by the coding sequence ATGAACAAACCTTGGGCATTTTGGCTGTGGGCGCTCGCCGCCCTGCCGCTGGCCGCGGCCGACGCCATCCCGGACCGGCCGGAAAAGTTGCAATTCCCGCCGCTGCACTATGAGCCGCCCAAGGCGGCCGATTACCGCGTGGTGTTGCGGCAGGGCACCGTCGCCTACCTCGTGCCCGATCGCTCCCTCCCCCTGGTCAACGTCGTCGTGCTCCTGCGCGGCGGCAGTTATCTGGAGCCCGCCGGCAAGGCCGGCCTGGCCGAGCTGACCGGTTATCTCCTCGCGCGCGGCGGCACCGCCCGCCTGCGGGCCGAGGAGCTGGAGGAGCGCCTGGCCTTCCTGGCCGCCAACCTGAATTCCAGCCTCGGCGATGTGCGCGGCAGCGTGAGCCTGAATCTGCTCTCCAAGGACCTGGACGAGGGCCTGCGCCTGCTCCGCGAAGTCCTGGCCACGCCCCGCTTTCAGGAGGACAAGCTGGCCCTGCGCAAGCAGCAGCTCCTCCAAAGCCTGAAGGAGCGCAACGATGAATCGGCCTCCATCGAGGCCTATCAATCCAGCTTCCTCGCCTATGGCGAGGACTTCTTCCTCAACTGGCACATCACCCAGGCCTCCCTCGACGCCCTCACCCGCGACGACCTGCTCGCCTTTCATCGGCGCTGGGTGCATCCCGCCAATTTCATTCTGGCCGTCAGCGGCGATTTCGACCGCGACGCCATGAAAGCCAGACTCGAGGAGCTTCTCGACCAGTGGCCCCACCAGGGCGATAAAGCCCCGCCGCCCCCCGCCGATTACCAGATGGCCGCCCCCGGCATCTACCTCACCGAAAAGGACGTGAATCAGGGCCGCGTGCAAATCCTGCTCCCCGGCGTCCGGCGCGGCGACCCCGACCTGATTGCCTCCCAGGTGATGAATCACATCCTGGGCGGCGGCGGCTTCACCTCCCGCATCATGAACCGCGTCCGCAGCGATGAAGGACTGGCCTACTCCGCCGGCACGCGCCTCACCCCCGGCGTCTATTACCGCGGCCTCTTTCAGGCCGGTTTTCAGACCAAGTCCCGCACCGTGGCCTATGCCACCAGCATCGTGCTCGAGGAAATGCGGCGCATCACCACCGAGCTGGTCAGCGAGCAGGAGCTGGAAACCGCCAAGCGCGCCTTCATTGACACCTTCCCCCGCCAGTTCGCCACCAAGGCCCAGATCGCCGCCGCCCTGGCCGATGAAGAACTCACCGGCCGCTACGCCACCGATCCCGACTGGTGGGAAAAATTCCGCGCCCGCGTGGCGGCGGTCACGCGCGAAGACGTCCAACGCGTGGCCCGGCGCCTCTTGCAACCGGAGCGCGCCGTGATCCTGGTGGTGGGCCACAAACCCGACATCCTCCTCGGCCATCCGCAGCATCCGGTGGCGCTCAAAGATTTGTCCCGCGGGCCGCTGGTGGATTTGCCGCTCCGGGATCCGCTGACCATGAAACCGCTCCCGCTCAACTGA
- a CDS encoding tRNA-dihydrouridine synthase family protein: MSSPRLFALATLGRLTLRPARVCAPMALYTHSAFRRLLAELGGCGAVWTEMLAARRLLCEDFHTSPWLKRRPHEGLVVYQLMARPGDPLERVLGRMAEHGVQAVDLNLACDAHNIRAMASGSALWDDWEGLRQVVRQMRAAWPGWFSVKIRLGHRRDGWQEAFRERLKFLEEAGVDAVVLHARFFEDKYRRPAQWQWIPWAAGLTRLPLIANGDLQSAGQVESLREWLAPARAIMLGRMAVVCPWVFAHWERPQPVDYAAVWERYCDYVEEDFPPRPALRRIQAFARYYALHFLYGHQFQTTLGRMATVAEARAYARDFLGRGPALNRTLLLGGLR, from the coding sequence ATGAGCTCCCCCCGGCTGTTTGCCTTGGCCACGCTGGGCCGGCTGACGCTCAGGCCCGCCCGCGTGTGCGCGCCCATGGCGTTGTACACGCACAGCGCCTTTCGCCGGCTGCTGGCCGAGCTGGGGGGCTGCGGCGCGGTGTGGACGGAGATGCTGGCGGCGCGGCGGCTGTTGTGCGAAGATTTCCACACCTCGCCCTGGCTGAAGCGGCGTCCGCACGAGGGGCTGGTGGTATATCAGCTCATGGCCCGCCCCGGCGATCCCCTGGAGCGGGTGCTGGGCCGGATGGCCGAGCACGGCGTGCAGGCGGTGGATTTGAATCTGGCCTGCGACGCCCACAACATCCGCGCCATGGCCTCCGGCAGCGCCTTGTGGGACGACTGGGAGGGGCTGCGGCAGGTGGTGAGGCAGATGCGCGCCGCGTGGCCCGGCTGGTTCTCGGTCAAAATCCGCCTGGGCCATCGCCGCGACGGCTGGCAGGAGGCCTTTCGGGAGCGGCTTAAATTTTTGGAGGAGGCCGGCGTGGATGCGGTGGTGCTGCATGCCCGTTTTTTCGAGGACAAATACCGGCGGCCGGCGCAGTGGCAATGGATTCCCTGGGCCGCCGGATTGACGCGGCTGCCGCTCATTGCCAACGGCGATTTGCAAAGCGCCGGGCAGGTTGAGAGTCTGCGGGAATGGCTGGCGCCCGCGCGGGCCATCATGCTGGGCCGGATGGCGGTGGTGTGCCCGTGGGTCTTCGCGCATTGGGAGCGGCCGCAGCCGGTGGATTACGCCGCGGTGTGGGAGCGGTATTGCGATTATGTGGAGGAGGATTTTCCGCCGCGCCCGGCCCTGCGGCGCATTCAAGCCTTTGCGCGGTATTACGCGCTGCATTTTCTCTACGGGCATCAATTTCAGACCACGCTGGGCCGGATGGCCACCGTGGCCGAGGCGCGGGCCTATGCGCGGGATTTTTTGGGCCGCGGGCCGGCGTTGAATCGGACGCTGCTGCTGGGCGGGCTGCGGTGA
- the eboE gene encoding metabolite traffic protein EboE — protein sequence MQLRYGLHLAYCTNVHRGERWGEIRAALEQHVLAVREAVCPGGPFAIGLRLGAQAAAELGDPAALLEFNRWLDRHQCYVFTLNGFPYGPFHGTAVKERVYQPDWTTPERLEYTVQLLEILAQLLPPGLEGSVSTVPVGFKPALRSPAQEAQARRQLWACVEQAHRICRRYGRNLHVGLEPEPMCALETTRETVDFFARLRADRPGDTRLEELLGVNYDCCHLALQYEDPRESLETLRRHGIRVSKIHLSNALKVTPTPAVRATLQAFVEPVYLHQVVAADRWAQLTRFVDLPEALAAAAAWPAEHPLPEWRIHFHIPLHHPPDGQFGNTREHVTGVLDYLARRPNLCSHLEMETYTWAVLPPELRARRVEDQIVAEYRWTLDELRRRQLA from the coding sequence ATGCAACTGCGTTACGGACTGCACCTGGCCTACTGCACCAATGTGCATCGGGGGGAGCGCTGGGGGGAAATCCGGGCCGCGCTGGAGCAGCACGTGCTGGCCGTGCGCGAGGCGGTGTGCCCCGGCGGGCCCTTTGCCATCGGGCTGCGGCTGGGGGCGCAGGCGGCGGCGGAGCTGGGGGATCCGGCCGCCCTGCTGGAGTTCAACCGCTGGCTGGACCGGCATCAGTGCTACGTGTTCACCCTCAACGGCTTCCCCTACGGGCCCTTTCACGGCACGGCCGTCAAGGAGCGGGTGTATCAGCCGGACTGGACCACGCCGGAGCGGCTGGAGTACACGGTGCAGTTGCTGGAGATACTGGCGCAGCTTTTGCCGCCGGGCCTGGAGGGCAGCGTGAGCACCGTGCCGGTGGGGTTCAAGCCGGCCCTGCGCAGCCCCGCGCAGGAGGCGCAGGCGCGCCGGCAGCTCTGGGCCTGTGTGGAGCAGGCGCACCGCATCTGCCGCCGTTACGGGCGCAACCTGCACGTGGGGCTGGAGCCGGAGCCGATGTGCGCGCTGGAAACCACGCGGGAGACGGTGGACTTCTTTGCGCGCCTGCGGGCGGACCGGCCCGGCGACACGCGGCTGGAGGAGCTGCTGGGGGTGAATTATGACTGCTGCCATCTGGCGTTGCAGTATGAGGATCCGCGCGAGTCGCTGGAGACGCTGCGCCGGCACGGCATCCGCGTGAGCAAGATTCACCTGAGCAACGCGCTCAAGGTCACGCCCACGCCGGCGGTGCGCGCGACGTTGCAGGCCTTTGTGGAGCCGGTGTACCTGCATCAGGTGGTGGCCGCCGATCGCTGGGCGCAGCTCACGCGCTTTGTGGATTTGCCGGAGGCCCTGGCGGCGGCGGCGGCCTGGCCCGCGGAGCACCCGCTGCCGGAGTGGCGCATTCATTTCCACATTCCGCTGCATCATCCGCCGGACGGGCAGTTTGGCAACACCCGCGAGCACGTGACGGGCGTGCTGGATTACCTGGCGCGGCGGCCCAACCTTTGCAGCCATCTGGAGATGGAAACCTACACCTGGGCGGTGCTGCCGCCGGAGTTGCGCGCGCGGCGGGTGGAGGACCAGATCGTGGCGGAGTACCGCTGGACGCTCGACGAATTGCGGCGGCGGCAACTGGCATGA
- a CDS encoding TatD family hydrolase — MRYIEPHAHMVSRTTDDYRAMVAAGCAAVSEPAFWAGFDRSSVDAFYDYFCQLTDYEPRRAARFGLPHYCWLCVNPKEAEDAGFAREVMKIIPEFLPRPNVLGIGEIGLNKNSRNELAVLEEHIELAVQHDLLILVHTPHLEDKLKGTRLTLDVLKAHPRVRPERVIIDHVEEHTIRLVLEAGFWAGITLYPESKVSPARAVDMLEQYGPERLWLNSACDWGHSIPLNVPYTALEMRRRGHSAAAVDRILFQNPCQFLRQSPRFKLPETPG, encoded by the coding sequence ATGCGCTACATCGAGCCGCATGCCCACATGGTCAGCCGCACCACGGACGATTACCGCGCCATGGTGGCGGCCGGCTGCGCCGCGGTGAGCGAGCCGGCGTTCTGGGCCGGCTTTGATCGCAGCTCGGTGGATGCGTTTTATGATTACTTCTGCCAGCTCACCGATTACGAGCCGCGGCGGGCGGCGCGGTTTGGGCTGCCGCATTATTGCTGGCTGTGCGTGAATCCGAAGGAGGCGGAGGACGCCGGTTTTGCGCGGGAGGTGATGAAAATCATTCCGGAGTTTCTGCCGCGGCCCAACGTGCTGGGGATCGGCGAGATTGGGCTGAACAAGAACAGCCGCAACGAGCTGGCGGTGCTGGAGGAGCACATCGAGCTGGCGGTGCAGCACGATTTGTTGATCCTGGTGCACACGCCCCACCTGGAGGACAAGCTCAAAGGCACGCGCCTGACGCTGGACGTGCTCAAGGCCCATCCGCGCGTGCGGCCGGAGCGGGTGATTATTGATCACGTGGAGGAGCACACCATCCGGCTGGTGCTCGAGGCCGGTTTCTGGGCGGGCATCACCCTGTATCCGGAGTCCAAGGTGAGCCCGGCGCGCGCGGTGGACATGCTGGAGCAGTACGGGCCGGAGCGGCTGTGGCTCAACAGCGCCTGCGACTGGGGCCACAGCATACCGCTCAACGTGCCCTACACCGCCCTGGAGATGCGCCGGCGCGGGCACAGCGCGGCGGCGGTGGACCGCATCCTTTTCCAGAATCCGTGCCAGTTTCTGCGGCAAAGCCCGCGTTTCAAGCTGCCGGAAACGCCCGGCTGA
- a CDS encoding lamin tail domain-containing protein — protein MVTIWWAALLVLAPALSAQSLLREVWYGVEGNSVADLTSHPDYPSSPAEFSYITLFEGPVNIGERYGTRIRGYLIPPQTGNYIFWIASDNASQLLLSTNEMPANKRLLATVQNYTGSREWTKEPNQQSAPVSLVAGQRYYVEVLHVEGTGGDNIAVGWQLPDGTLNRPITSEYLAPWVRSTNPPVILQQPQSQVVQEFSQVAFTVLAGGDEPLRYQWYQNGVALDGEITATLLFYRVVREDSGAQFYCLISNPFGAVTSAVATLTVTRDITPPAVLRVHPTTNAVVRRLEQVEVHFTEPVTGLRAQDLLVNGQPATQVTGLGSGPYVFQFPAPAAGPVTFSWGAHQITDYSEVSNRFGGGSWTVHYQPGAPAPQVRLNELVASNEKGLLDEDGQEVDWIELYNAGSNTVDLTGWALTDDPNLPGQWVFPSVSLAPGGYLVVFASGKDRRPAGGGTNRLHTNFQLAGAGEYLGLYDGNSPRQAVSELAPRFPEQRNDIAYGVDPNGQWRYFLQPTPGAPNTGLTATGMVSAPVFSARRGFYTASFNLQLSCPTPGAIIRYTTDGQPPTETVGLVYTGRIAITSTRMIRAAAFKPGHLPSKVVTHTYLLGQSAAVASLPVMSLVTAESNLTGPTGIIGINGGTYSNGVWQGVNPGDYFNPTNHGIAWERPVSAELIRYDGADGFQIDCGIRVHGSDHIRPRYTTTSKFSYRLYFRGDYGEGKLVYPLMGDSPVQTFDRLVIRAGKNDLTNPFIKDELIRRLAIDMGQVNVRGTFVNLFVNGVYKGYYNPTERVDDTFFKAWLGGEEWDVVGVRSEAIDGNNLDFNAMRSFISGTRMTNHANYVAAARWLDLTNFVDYLLVNIYGAMRDWPHNNWRAARERRTGALWRFYIWDAEGAFGTFGQPVDESTFTNALVSGTSEIPRLYQALVQNPEFRLLFADRIQKHFFNQGALTDSNVVAHFQRMRQELLGVIPSMQTTIIDTWVPQRRPAIFSHFPQYGLAAYTNAPVLRQHGGRVPPGYQLTMTTTAGQIYYTTNGADPRVPFTGEISPDARLYSGPLILNQSLPLRARARVGTQWSALTAADFQVGELGVPIRISEIMYQPVGGGAYEYVELLNTGGAAVNLGNFFFGGIDFKFLPDTWLAPGQRLVVASAQSPADFLTRYPGLAVAGWFNGNLRNEGERLDLFDFNGRLVDSVTYHYKNGWPAAAAGGGASLELVDWGGDPSSPASWRASLVPNGTPGAGPALPPPSPVLLSELMADNAGAVNNGGAFPDWLELYNRSAEPVLLAGWRLRDAGTNVFVFPTNTLLPAGQYLVVWMDRDFAAPGLHAGFGLSRRGGALFLENAAGQTVDAVEFGQQLPNYTLGRSGGESWGLCVPTPGAANQPAATAAATNLWINEWLANSLPGQPDWLELHNRHPSLPVAVQGLYVGTSNVLHRLRYPAFIGPSGFLVLEADENPGPQHVNFKLPAGGGAIFLYDAWGFELQKVTYTAQAQNVSRGSLPDGSTVQTTFTASQSPGFSNYLNVASGIVLNEIMARNLSFRTNAAGNYADWIELHNTNNTPVSLAGMSLCLDQPGKNRWYFPPGVTLEPRGFLLVWCDGRQPPSTNAGGALNTGYGLESEGGGVYLYTADGRVTDAVDFGFQPANWSLGRVSGVWRLCAQPTPGATNSAAAGLAVGSNLRLNEWYANSLPGEDDWVEIYNMASLPVELSGFYLTDDPSIPGQTRYQFPPLSFIAPTGFVQVILDNRPERGGNHAAFALAAVGETLRLYNTTFGIVDSVDTLQTLPGYGQARLPNGSVNVYFTSVLTPEGPNVVFFPLTIFQQPASVLATNGNAVTFSVWAQGTGTLRYQWHQNGQPLAGATNATLSLSNVGSNHLGQYFVRLTDDLATLDSEPATLTLLFRPNFVLPPSNRIALAGQSLTFRVGVEGTPPLTFRWQRGPSTMLATNVDDPVLILTNLNAEAASYYRVTVTNVASAGVASRLFFVVVVTNYPLSQVVAEGATVTLQSGATGMVAVARQWLFNGEPLPGQTNVSLTLSNFTAAHQGAYAVRLTIPEDELVTPPAWLTLPRPIVLEAAPAATPEGLRLTVQANPGLRYVVEGSADLRQWRELSSFTHTNGPVVLPWMPGSPQQFYRLRRGTP, from the coding sequence TTGGTTACAATCTGGTGGGCCGCGCTGCTGGTGCTGGCCCCCGCCCTCTCCGCCCAATCCCTGCTGCGCGAAGTGTGGTATGGGGTGGAGGGCAACAGTGTGGCGGATTTGACCAGCCATCCGGATTACCCCTCTTCACCGGCGGAGTTTTCCTACATCACCCTGTTTGAGGGGCCGGTGAACATCGGGGAGCGGTACGGGACGCGCATCCGCGGCTATCTGATTCCGCCGCAGACCGGCAATTACATTTTCTGGATTGCCAGCGATAATGCGAGCCAGTTGTTGCTCAGCACCAACGAGATGCCGGCGAACAAGCGGCTGCTGGCCACGGTGCAGAACTACACCGGCTCGCGCGAATGGACCAAAGAGCCCAACCAGCAATCGGCCCCGGTATCGCTGGTGGCGGGCCAGCGGTATTATGTGGAGGTGCTGCACGTGGAGGGCACGGGCGGGGATAACATTGCGGTGGGGTGGCAACTGCCGGATGGGACGCTGAACCGGCCGATCACCAGCGAATATCTGGCGCCGTGGGTGCGCTCCACCAATCCCCCGGTGATCCTGCAGCAGCCCCAGAGCCAGGTGGTGCAGGAGTTCAGCCAGGTGGCCTTCACCGTGCTGGCCGGGGGGGATGAGCCGCTGCGCTACCAGTGGTATCAAAATGGGGTGGCGCTCGACGGCGAGATCACCGCCACGCTGCTGTTCTACCGCGTGGTGCGCGAGGACAGCGGCGCGCAATTTTATTGCCTCATCTCCAATCCGTTTGGCGCGGTCACCAGCGCCGTCGCCACGCTTACGGTGACGCGGGACATCACCCCGCCGGCGGTGTTGCGGGTGCATCCGACCACCAACGCCGTGGTGCGGCGGCTGGAACAGGTGGAGGTGCATTTCACCGAGCCGGTGACGGGGTTGCGGGCGCAGGATTTGCTGGTCAACGGCCAGCCGGCCACCCAGGTGACCGGGCTTGGGTCAGGGCCGTATGTTTTCCAATTTCCGGCGCCGGCGGCGGGGCCGGTGACGTTCTCGTGGGGGGCGCATCAGATTACCGATTACTCGGAAGTCTCGAATCGCTTTGGCGGGGGCAGTTGGACGGTGCATTATCAGCCGGGAGCGCCGGCGCCGCAGGTGCGCCTGAATGAGTTGGTGGCCAGCAATGAAAAGGGGCTGCTGGACGAGGACGGCCAGGAGGTGGACTGGATCGAGCTGTACAACGCCGGCAGCAACACGGTGGATTTGACGGGCTGGGCGCTCACCGATGATCCGAATCTGCCCGGGCAGTGGGTGTTTCCCTCCGTCTCGCTGGCGCCGGGCGGTTATCTGGTGGTGTTTGCCTCCGGCAAGGATCGCCGCCCGGCAGGCGGGGGCACCAACCGGCTGCACACCAACTTCCAACTGGCCGGCGCGGGGGAGTATCTGGGGCTGTATGACGGCAACAGCCCGCGGCAGGCCGTGAGCGAGCTGGCGCCGCGGTTTCCGGAGCAGCGCAATGACATTGCCTACGGCGTGGACCCCAACGGCCAGTGGCGTTATTTCCTGCAGCCCACGCCCGGCGCGCCCAACACGGGCCTCACCGCCACGGGGATGGTGAGCGCGCCGGTGTTCAGCGCCCGGCGCGGTTTTTACACGGCGTCGTTCAATCTGCAGCTTTCCTGTCCCACGCCCGGGGCCATCATCCGGTACACCACCGACGGCCAGCCGCCCACTGAAACGGTGGGGCTGGTGTACACCGGCAGGATCGCCATCACCTCCACGCGCATGATCCGGGCGGCCGCCTTCAAGCCGGGCCATCTGCCGTCCAAGGTGGTGACGCACACCTATCTGCTGGGGCAGAGCGCGGCTGTGGCGTCGCTGCCGGTGATGTCGCTGGTGACCGCGGAGTCGAATCTCACCGGCCCCACGGGCATTATTGGCATCAACGGGGGGACTTATTCCAACGGCGTGTGGCAGGGGGTGAATCCCGGGGATTATTTCAACCCCACCAATCATGGGATCGCCTGGGAGCGGCCCGTGTCGGCGGAGCTGATCCGCTATGACGGCGCCGACGGTTTCCAGATTGATTGCGGCATCCGCGTGCACGGGAGCGATCACATCCGGCCCCGCTACACGACGACCAGCAAGTTCAGCTACCGCCTGTATTTCCGGGGCGATTATGGGGAGGGCAAGCTGGTGTATCCGCTGATGGGGGATTCGCCGGTGCAGACCTTTGACCGGCTGGTGATCCGGGCCGGCAAGAATGATTTGACCAATCCGTTCATCAAGGACGAGCTGATCCGGCGGCTGGCGATTGACATGGGCCAGGTCAATGTGCGCGGCACGTTTGTGAACCTCTTTGTCAATGGGGTGTACAAGGGGTACTACAATCCCACCGAGCGGGTGGACGACACCTTCTTCAAGGCGTGGCTGGGGGGCGAGGAATGGGACGTGGTGGGGGTGCGCAGCGAGGCGATTGACGGCAACAATCTGGATTTCAACGCCATGCGCTCGTTCATCAGCGGCACGCGCATGACCAACCATGCGAACTATGTGGCCGCGGCGCGCTGGCTGGATCTGACCAATTTTGTGGATTACCTGCTGGTGAACATCTATGGGGCGATGCGGGACTGGCCCCACAACAACTGGCGGGCCGCGCGCGAGCGGCGGACGGGGGCGCTGTGGCGGTTTTACATCTGGGATGCCGAGGGCGCGTTTGGCACGTTTGGGCAGCCGGTGGACGAAAGCACCTTCACCAACGCGCTGGTGTCGGGCACGTCGGAAATTCCGCGGCTGTACCAGGCGCTGGTGCAGAACCCGGAATTTCGCCTGCTGTTTGCGGACCGCATTCAGAAGCACTTCTTCAATCAGGGGGCGCTGACGGACAGCAATGTGGTGGCCCACTTCCAGCGGATGCGCCAGGAGCTGCTGGGGGTGATACCCAGCATGCAGACCACCATCATTGACACCTGGGTGCCGCAGCGGCGCCCGGCCATTTTCAGTCATTTCCCGCAATACGGTCTGGCGGCCTACACCAATGCGCCGGTGCTGCGGCAGCATGGGGGGCGCGTGCCGCCGGGGTATCAGCTCACCATGACCACGACCGCCGGGCAGATTTACTACACCACCAACGGCGCCGATCCGCGCGTGCCGTTCACGGGGGAGATTTCCCCCGACGCCCGCCTGTACAGCGGGCCGCTGATCCTGAACCAGAGCCTGCCCCTGCGGGCGCGGGCGCGCGTGGGCACGCAGTGGAGCGCGTTGACGGCCGCGGATTTCCAGGTGGGCGAGCTGGGGGTGCCCATCCGCATCAGCGAGATCATGTATCAGCCGGTGGGCGGGGGCGCCTATGAGTACGTGGAGCTGTTGAACACCGGCGGCGCGGCGGTGAATCTGGGCAACTTCTTTTTTGGCGGGATTGACTTCAAGTTTCTGCCCGATACGTGGCTGGCGCCGGGCCAGCGCCTTGTGGTGGCCTCCGCGCAAAGCCCGGCGGATTTCCTGACTCGTTACCCCGGCCTGGCGGTGGCCGGGTGGTTCAACGGCAACCTGCGCAACGAAGGCGAGCGCCTGGACTTGTTTGATTTCAACGGCCGGCTGGTGGACTCCGTGACCTACCACTACAAAAACGGCTGGCCGGCGGCCGCCGCCGGGGGCGGCGCGTCGCTGGAGCTGGTGGATTGGGGGGGCGATCCCAGCTCGCCGGCGTCGTGGCGGGCCAGTCTGGTGCCCAACGGCACGCCCGGCGCGGGGCCGGCCCTGCCCCCGCCGTCGCCGGTGCTGCTGAGTGAGTTGATGGCGGACAATGCCGGGGCCGTGAATAACGGGGGCGCCTTCCCCGACTGGCTTGAACTTTACAACCGCAGCGCCGAGCCGGTGCTGCTGGCCGGGTGGCGGTTGCGGGATGCCGGCACCAATGTTTTTGTCTTCCCCACGAACACCCTGCTGCCCGCCGGCCAATATCTGGTGGTGTGGATGGATCGTGACTTTGCCGCGCCCGGGTTGCATGCGGGGTTTGGGCTGAGCCGGCGGGGGGGCGCGCTCTTTCTGGAGAACGCCGCGGGGCAGACGGTGGACGCCGTGGAGTTTGGGCAGCAGTTGCCCAATTACACATTGGGCCGGAGCGGGGGCGAAAGCTGGGGGTTGTGTGTGCCCACGCCGGGCGCGGCCAATCAGCCTGCCGCCACGGCCGCGGCCACGAATTTGTGGATCAATGAATGGCTGGCCAACAGCCTGCCGGGCCAGCCGGACTGGCTGGAATTGCACAACCGGCATCCCTCGCTGCCGGTGGCCGTGCAGGGGCTTTACGTGGGCACCAGCAATGTGCTGCACCGGTTGCGTTATCCGGCCTTCATCGGGCCGTCCGGCTTTCTGGTGTTGGAGGCGGACGAAAACCCCGGGCCGCAGCATGTCAACTTCAAGCTGCCGGCCGGCGGGGGCGCGATTTTCTTGTATGATGCCTGGGGCTTTGAGCTGCAGAAGGTCACCTACACGGCGCAGGCCCAGAATGTTTCGCGGGGCAGCCTGCCGGACGGGAGCACCGTGCAGACCACATTCACCGCCAGCCAAAGCCCCGGCTTTTCCAACTACCTGAACGTGGCCAGCGGGATTGTGCTGAATGAAATCATGGCGCGCAACTTGAGCTTCCGCACCAATGCGGCGGGCAATTATGCGGACTGGATCGAGCTGCACAACACCAACAACACGCCGGTCTCGCTGGCGGGCATGAGCCTGTGCCTGGACCAGCCCGGCAAAAACCGGTGGTATTTCCCGCCCGGGGTGACGCTGGAGCCGCGCGGCTTCCTGCTGGTGTGGTGTGACGGCCGGCAGCCGCCCTCCACCAACGCCGGGGGCGCGTTGAACACCGGCTACGGCCTCGAATCGGAAGGCGGCGGCGTGTACCTCTACACCGCCGACGGCCGCGTGACGGATGCGGTGGACTTTGGTTTTCAGCCGGCCAACTGGAGCCTCGGGCGGGTGAGCGGGGTCTGGCGTCTGTGCGCCCAGCCCACGCCGGGCGCCACCAACAGCGCCGCCGCGGGGCTGGCGGTGGGCAGCAACCTGCGGCTCAATGAATGGTATGCCAACAGCCTGCCGGGGGAGGATGACTGGGTGGAAATCTACAACATGGCCTCGCTGCCGGTGGAATTGAGCGGCTTCTACCTCACCGATGATCCCTCCATCCCCGGCCAGACGCGGTATCAATTTCCGCCGCTGTCCTTCATTGCGCCGACGGGCTTTGTGCAGGTGATTCTCGATAATCGGCCCGAGCGCGGGGGCAATCACGCGGCGTTTGCCCTGGCGGCGGTGGGGGAAACGTTGCGCTTGTACAACACCACCTTTGGCATTGTGGACAGCGTGGACACGCTGCAGACGCTGCCGGGCTACGGCCAGGCGCGGCTGCCCAATGGCTCGGTCAACGTGTATTTCACCAGCGTGCTGACGCCCGAGGGGCCCAACGTGGTGTTCTTTCCGCTGACCATTTTCCAGCAGCCCGCCAGCGTGCTGGCCACCAACGGGAATGCCGTCACCTTCTCCGTGTGGGCGCAGGGCACGGGCACCCTGCGTTATCAATGGCATCAAAACGGGCAGCCGCTGGCCGGCGCCACCAACGCCACGCTGTCGCTGAGCAACGTGGGCAGCAATCACCTGGGGCAATACTTCGTGCGCCTCACCGATGATCTCGCCACGCTGGACAGCGAGCCGGCCACGCTGACGCTGTTGTTCCGGCCCAATTTCGTGCTGCCGCCCTCCAACCGGATTGCGCTGGCGGGACAATCCCTGACCTTCCGCGTGGGGGTGGAGGGCACCCCGCCCCTGACCTTCCGGTGGCAGCGCGGCCCCAGCACGATGCTGGCCACCAACGTGGACGATCCGGTTCTGATCCTCACCAATCTGAATGCCGAGGCCGCGTCGTATTACCGCGTGACGGTCACCAACGTGGCCAGCGCGGGGGTGGCCAGCCGGCTGTTCTTTGTGGTGGTGGTGACCAATTACCCGCTCAGCCAGGTGGTGGCCGAGGGCGCCACGGTCACCCTGCAGAGCGGGGCCACCGGCATGGTGGCGGTGGCCCGTCAATGGCTGTTCAACGGCGAGCCGCTGCCCGGCCAGACTAATGTGAGCCTCACGCTCAGCAATTTCACCGCCGCCCACCAGGGGGCCTACGCGGTGCGCCTGACTATTCCGGAGGATGAGCTGGTGACGCCGCCGGCCTGGCTGACGCTGCCGCGGCCGATCGTGCTGGAGGCGGCTCCTGCGGCCACGCCTGAAGGGTTGCGCCTGACGGTGCAGGCCAATCCGGGCCTGCGCTACGTGGTGGAAGGCAGCGCGGACCTCCGCCAGTGGCGCGAGTTATCTTCCTTCACCCATACCAACGGGCCGGTGGTGCTGCCGTGGATGCCGGGAAGTCCGCAGCAGTTTTACCGCCTTCGCCGGGGCACCCCCTGA